In Penaeus monodon isolate SGIC_2016 unplaced genomic scaffold, NSTDA_Pmon_1 PmonScaffold_6539, whole genome shotgun sequence, the DNA window tcttcttcttttttttaaatattacatatatatatataaaatttttatttagaattttattatatatatataattatatataatattaaatatataattatatatatatataaatatttatttaaattatattatattaataatatatatatatatatattatatatatatatataaaattatatatatatattatatatatataattatatatctatatatcatatctatatatatatactatatatatcatactatatatatactatatatataatctatatatatatatatatagtttttatatttatatatatatatattatataatctatatctatatatatatattctatatatatatattctataatatatatattctatatatatatatattctatatatatatattttctatataatatataaagataaagaagagaagacagaagaatagaagatatataaaaggaagaagtaaaagaaggaagagaagaacgaaaaaaagaagaaaagaagaagaagaagaaaaagaagaagaagaagaagaaagaaagaagaagaagaaagaagaaaaagaaaaaaaaaaagctacacacCTCCCCTGCAGCTCTGGTTCAGCCCGAATGATGAGGTGCGTCACGTAGTCAGTGTCAGCTGGAACGTGAATATGTCTCTTGGCCTCACATCGTCGGATCCCTGAGTAGAGGGATGCCACGTATCCTTTTTCCTTTGCAGGATCTATACTTATATGGCCAACTAAGATATCAAAAGCTCTGTGtacctaaagaagaagaagaaaaaaatctttcattatttcatttcacaCTAAACATTATTCACCTTCTTGATAttacattttcgtttttatcgtttttcttcttttttctatttttttacaaaataaacgaTACGTCAGAACATAAAGTCTCTTCATCAAAAACgtatttttctttacaaaaatacTGTCCAACAACTCATGTATCAGAATAACACAGCCCAAAGGCTCAAACAGtaaatatttttcaatgttttataCAACCATCAGTTACCTTAAAATCCCAATTTTCATGAACTGATACTAAAAATAGCCTGAATATCTTACTTTGTTCTTACACTCCTGGCAAAACCGGTGCTTGCGAAGGTAATTGTCAAGTGTGGTGAGAAGATGATCTGCGCTGACAAGAGTGACAGCATCTCGACACGTAGAGTCCATCACCTCCCAAGCATCCCGCCACGAGCAGCCCCCAGGCCTACATCTCACGCCCTCCATTGAGTGGAATATACAACGACCAGATTTCTTCAGCTTTGGAATACTGTCAAGTACTGCACTTAGTGCCAACCTGTGGGGAAGAAATAATGTTTAGTGCATATGACAGTTTATTTCATGTAGATTTTATCAACTAgctttaagtatatatacatgttcaggtagctcataaaaaaaaaagcactatGGTATTGTTTTGTGTTCTGCTGTTCCCTTTAGCCAGTAGAATtcttcaatcatatatatataattcataatcaaTACCACTCATTATTCATACTATGAAAActataaaagtataagaaaattaCACTAATAGTATCTTTTTAAAGTAAATACATCAACTATATCAACATGAATaaggaataaatacacacacacaa includes these proteins:
- the LOC119571489 gene encoding gametogenetin-binding protein 2-like produces the protein IFRMIMQLGGSCDVEVSGGTAKRRCDDSFMKHYGALSKDELIAALMVPSKLLFTRLAQTVSCVGCRRSVERLFNQLKESGHPALEPLAVNSNGVLTVLRKYALQARSLGALFNDHGLALSAVLDSIPKLKKSGRCIFHSMEGVRCRPGGCSWRDAWEVMDSTCRDAVTLVSADHLLTTLDNYLRKHRFCQECKNKVHRAFDILVGHISIDPAKEKGYVASLYSGIRRCEAKRHIHVPADTDYVTHLIIRAEPELQGRITQPRLKQ